One genomic segment of Gimesia sp. includes these proteins:
- a CDS encoding tyrosine-type recombinase/integrase — protein sequence MPKPRQNEIHDCKYFRWKILQRNEIYYADGRSNTQNLGRHSLGTRDRDEALENLDQLDLIKAIDLGLADRTLLEQHTSLLTIAEGRAVYEEHCKRPVISGGPRPATRKRYRAVLDKFDEFCKAKGKNYWNELNRRVMDEYATWLHEKQDYAYQTLYLELTTLKQIHKYLIEDNRLPAELRFQYPIQKETDSSTYCWTKQEVEAMLKLCSKKKLFWLRHVLIGLVTTGMRISELAGLMWKDIDLQRQIILLADESRRRDAATKNRRTTKSGKSRSFPIHPDLMDVLIAIDKHQDGLVFHGPLGGKIKPDTIRNILIREVLEPLSETFPAEPGKARFQDGRLHSFRHYFCSVCANNGTPERVLMNWLGHSSSRMVKRYYHLHDEESLKQMQKITFV from the coding sequence ATGCCAAAACCACGACAAAATGAGATACACGATTGCAAGTACTTCCGATGGAAGATTCTGCAACGAAACGAAATCTACTATGCCGACGGTCGCTCCAATACTCAGAATCTGGGCCGGCACTCGCTGGGAACACGTGACCGTGATGAAGCTCTGGAGAACCTCGACCAACTCGACCTGATTAAGGCCATTGATCTGGGGCTTGCCGACCGCACTCTGTTGGAGCAACACACTTCCCTGTTAACAATCGCCGAGGGCAGGGCAGTCTATGAAGAACATTGCAAGCGTCCGGTGATTTCTGGCGGTCCCCGGCCAGCGACCCGCAAACGCTATCGAGCAGTCCTCGATAAGTTTGATGAGTTTTGCAAAGCCAAAGGGAAGAACTATTGGAATGAGCTTAATCGACGCGTGATGGATGAATATGCAACCTGGCTGCATGAGAAACAGGACTACGCATATCAGACCTTGTATCTGGAACTGACAACGCTCAAGCAAATACACAAATACCTGATCGAGGACAACCGGCTTCCAGCGGAGTTGCGTTTTCAGTATCCGATACAAAAAGAAACGGATTCTTCAACTTACTGTTGGACAAAGCAAGAGGTGGAAGCCATGTTGAAGCTCTGTAGCAAGAAAAAGCTGTTCTGGCTACGACACGTGTTGATCGGTTTGGTTACGACCGGGATGCGAATCAGTGAACTGGCAGGCCTGATGTGGAAAGACATTGATCTGCAACGACAGATCATCCTGCTGGCCGACGAGAGCCGTCGTCGAGATGCAGCAACTAAGAATCGGAGAACTACAAAAAGCGGTAAGAGTCGTAGCTTCCCGATTCATCCGGACCTGATGGATGTGCTGATTGCGATTGACAAACATCAAGATGGACTGGTCTTTCATGGCCCACTTGGTGGTAAGATCAAGCCGGACACCATTCGTAACATATTAATTCGGGAAGTGCTTGAGCCGTTATCCGAAACGTTTCCTGCTGAACCAGGGAAGGCCAGATTTCAAGACGGACGGTTGCATTCCTTTCGGCATTACTTCTGCTCTGTCTGTGCCAATAATGGGACACCGGAACGGGTGCTGATGAACTGGCTGGGGCACAGCAGTAGCAGGATGGTGAAACGCTATTACCACCTACACGATGAAGAGTCGTTGAAGCAGATGCAGAAGATTACATTCGTTTGA
- the sthA gene encoding Si-specific NAD(P)(+) transhydrogenase produces the protein MPKAHYDVAVIGTGPGGEGAAMQAIKQGKSVISIEKFVEIGGNCTHKGTIPSKALRYSILRMSEINGYMRQMGRAGMVFDLEFPELRKTAASVIQKQVGMRRMFYERNGVDLVEGEARFLDPHHIHIETPNGLTEEISFDYAVIATGSRPYRPDDIDFSHPHIFCSDTILDLDFTPRSISVYGAGVIGCEYASMLRSMGMKVNLVNTRSSLLDFLDDEISDALSYHMRESGVLLRHCEHYESIEGTDDGVIINLQSGKKLKTDIMLFAAGRTGNSEHLGLETLEIEPDSRGQIAVNDDFQTTQSHIYAVGDIIGYPSLASAAYVQGRYAASHLDNGECERALIRDIPTGIYTSPEISSLGKTERELTEAKIPYEVGHSMFKHLARAQIMNCPTGMLKLLFHRETLEILGIHCFGPNASEIIHIGQAIMSQPGEANTLLYFINTTFNYPTMAEAYRVAALNGYNRLF, from the coding sequence ATGCCTAAGGCACATTATGACGTGGCAGTGATTGGTACCGGCCCCGGTGGAGAAGGGGCTGCAATGCAGGCCATTAAACAGGGGAAATCGGTGATCTCGATCGAAAAGTTTGTCGAGATCGGCGGAAACTGCACGCACAAGGGTACGATCCCCAGTAAAGCCTTACGGTATTCCATCCTGCGGATGTCGGAGATCAACGGCTACATGCGGCAGATGGGACGGGCCGGGATGGTCTTTGACCTGGAATTCCCTGAGCTCCGCAAGACGGCTGCCTCCGTGATTCAGAAGCAGGTCGGTATGCGACGGATGTTTTATGAACGAAATGGCGTCGACCTGGTAGAGGGAGAGGCCCGGTTCCTGGACCCACACCACATTCATATCGAAACGCCCAACGGGCTGACCGAAGAAATTTCGTTCGACTATGCCGTGATCGCAACCGGATCGCGCCCCTACAGACCTGACGATATTGATTTCAGCCATCCCCATATTTTCTGCAGCGATACAATTCTGGATCTCGATTTTACCCCTCGCTCGATCAGTGTCTACGGAGCAGGGGTGATTGGTTGCGAATACGCGTCCATGCTGCGGTCGATGGGGATGAAGGTCAACCTGGTCAATACACGCAGCTCGCTGCTGGACTTCCTGGATGACGAAATCAGCGATGCCCTGAGTTATCACATGCGCGAGAGTGGGGTACTGCTGCGTCACTGTGAGCATTACGAATCGATAGAAGGAACCGATGACGGAGTGATCATCAATCTGCAGTCGGGAAAAAAACTGAAAACCGACATCATGCTGTTTGCAGCAGGACGTACAGGGAACTCGGAACACCTTGGTCTGGAAACCCTGGAGATCGAGCCTGACTCCCGCGGACAGATTGCTGTCAACGATGACTTCCAGACAACGCAATCCCACATTTACGCCGTCGGTGATATCATCGGTTATCCGTCACTGGCGAGTGCCGCTTATGTACAGGGTAGGTATGCCGCCAGCCATCTGGATAACGGCGAATGCGAGCGGGCCCTGATCCGGGATATTCCGACCGGGATTTATACCAGCCCGGAAATCAGCTCCCTGGGCAAGACCGAACGGGAACTGACTGAAGCCAAAATCCCTTATGAAGTCGGGCACTCGATGTTCAAACACCTGGCACGCGCCCAGATCATGAACTGTCCGACCGGAATGCTGAAGTTGCTGTTCCATCGCGAGACCCTGGAAATCCTGGGGATCCACTGCTTCGGGCCGAATGCTTCGGAAATTATTCACATTGGCCAGGCCATCATGTCACAGCCCGGTGAGGCTAATACGCTGCTATACTTCATAAATACGACCTTCAACTACCCCACGATGGCGGAAGCGTATCGAGTGGCTGCATTGAATGGGTATAACCGCCTGTTCTGA
- a CDS encoding GNAT family N-acetyltransferase, giving the protein MKIRPYQPTDLDTLKAITVEAFQGVSIDQGIEQRYGLIQGHDWKWRKAGHVAADAEREPTGIFVAELDDKIVGYISTWHDPEAGIGYIPNMAFVPECRGQGMGRKLLEYALSHFRELGLSLAKIETLEQNAVGNHLYTSLGFQEVARQIHFVAPLNSSDSQSSA; this is encoded by the coding sequence ATGAAAATCCGTCCCTATCAGCCCACCGATCTGGACACGCTGAAAGCAATTACCGTCGAAGCATTTCAGGGAGTCTCCATTGATCAGGGGATCGAGCAGAGATACGGTTTGATTCAGGGGCACGACTGGAAATGGCGCAAAGCCGGACACGTGGCTGCTGACGCCGAACGGGAACCCACAGGGATTTTTGTCGCCGAACTGGATGACAAAATCGTCGGCTACATTTCCACCTGGCATGATCCGGAAGCAGGCATCGGCTACATTCCTAACATGGCCTTTGTCCCGGAATGCCGCGGACAGGGGATGGGACGCAAACTCCTCGAATACGCCCTGTCACATTTTAGAGAGTTGGGGCTCTCCCTGGCAAAAATTGAAACATTGGAACAGAACGCCGTAGGCAATCATCTCTATACTTCACTCGGTTTTCAGGAGGTCGCCAGGCAGATTCACTTTGTGGCTCCGCTCAATTCCTCTGATTCCCAGTCATCTGCCTGA
- a CDS encoding sulfatase, giving the protein MGRALLGLMLLLSLILCGETHVEAAETERPNVLFIAVDDLNDWISCLGGHPDCKTPNIDRLASRGLLFTNSHCAAPACNPSRAALLTGIRPSSSGVYLNSQPWRPVMQDAVTLPQHFRNHGYQSIGSGKIFHGRYNDYGSWDDYLKQTSDPQPTQAVLKDPHSRAGTIIWGMLEAQDQEMSDYKMANYAIDFLSKPDQKPFFLACGIYRPHMPWQVPRKYYDMYPLDKIQLPNVPEHDLDDIPPAGVRMAKPGGDHAKILKTDNWRYAVQAYLASIAFADVQVGRVLDALDASPYAKNTIVILWGDHGWHLGEKKHWRKFSLWEEATRAPLMMVVPGVTQAGTKCDQAVDFMNIYPTLCELCELPRGDHLDGISMVSLLKDPAHTWERPALTTHGRLNHAVRDNRYRLIRYQTGDEELYDHSQDPMEWKNLADDPQYAETKQRLAKWFPEKNAPDAPHDASLGQGKKKKQQQGKGKSKKKPAQP; this is encoded by the coding sequence ATGGGTCGCGCGCTCCTCGGTTTGATGTTGCTGTTGTCTTTGATTTTGTGCGGTGAAACACACGTCGAGGCTGCGGAGACGGAACGGCCGAATGTGCTGTTTATCGCCGTGGATGACCTGAATGACTGGATCAGCTGCCTGGGCGGACATCCGGACTGTAAGACACCGAACATCGACCGGCTTGCGTCCCGGGGACTGCTGTTTACGAATTCGCATTGTGCCGCACCTGCCTGCAATCCTTCGCGTGCTGCGTTACTGACGGGGATCCGCCCATCCAGTTCGGGCGTTTATCTGAATTCTCAGCCCTGGCGTCCCGTGATGCAGGACGCCGTGACGCTGCCTCAACATTTTCGCAATCATGGCTACCAGTCGATTGGTTCAGGCAAAATCTTTCATGGACGATATAACGACTACGGATCGTGGGATGACTATCTGAAACAGACCAGTGATCCCCAACCGACGCAGGCCGTGCTCAAGGATCCACACTCTCGGGCCGGTACGATTATCTGGGGTATGCTGGAGGCACAGGACCAGGAGATGAGCGATTATAAGATGGCGAATTACGCCATTGATTTTCTGAGCAAGCCTGACCAGAAACCTTTCTTCCTGGCGTGCGGCATTTATCGGCCGCATATGCCCTGGCAGGTACCACGGAAGTATTACGACATGTATCCCCTGGACAAGATTCAGCTTCCCAATGTTCCAGAACACGATCTGGATGACATTCCGCCAGCCGGCGTGCGGATGGCGAAACCAGGCGGAGATCATGCCAAGATTCTGAAGACCGATAACTGGCGGTATGCCGTGCAGGCTTACCTGGCCAGTATTGCCTTTGCGGACGTGCAGGTGGGCCGAGTGCTGGACGCACTGGATGCGAGCCCGTATGCAAAAAATACGATCGTCATTCTCTGGGGTGATCACGGTTGGCACCTGGGAGAAAAGAAACACTGGCGGAAATTCTCCCTGTGGGAAGAAGCGACCCGGGCTCCATTAATGATGGTTGTTCCGGGAGTGACTCAGGCAGGCACCAAATGTGATCAGGCAGTAGATTTTATGAATATCTACCCGACACTGTGCGAACTGTGTGAGCTCCCGCGCGGCGATCATCTGGATGGCATCAGCATGGTTTCATTGCTGAAAGATCCCGCGCATACGTGGGAACGTCCGGCGCTAACCACACATGGGCGATTGAACCATGCAGTGCGGGACAACCGGTATCGGTTGATTCGCTACCAGACTGGCGATGAAGAGTTGTACGATCACAGCCAGGATCCCATGGAATGGAAGAACCTGGCTGACGATCCCCAGTATGCGGAAACCAAACAACGGCTGGCAAAATGGTTCCCGGAGAAAAATGCTCCCGATGCACCGCATGATGCATCACTGGGACAGGGAAAGAAGAAGAAACAGCAGCAGGGTAAGGGCAAGTCGAAAAAGAAACCGGCCCAACCCTGA
- a CDS encoding helix-turn-helix domain-containing protein, with protein sequence MANSDTSDLLSIEELSTIISLSISTIRRRIRDGSIPAIQPGGKGTKLLIPKEWVNQQATISKSSRLEPSSSGRHQRICISGPTPRWKK encoded by the coding sequence ATGGCCAACTCAGATACATCCGATCTCCTGAGTATCGAAGAACTTAGCACTATCATTTCACTGTCAATCAGCACCATCCGCCGCCGGATCCGCGACGGTAGCATCCCGGCCATCCAGCCAGGCGGTAAGGGAACGAAGCTGCTTATCCCCAAGGAGTGGGTTAACCAGCAAGCCACTATTTCGAAATCCTCTCGCCTGGAACCGTCAAGTTCCGGGCGACACCAGCGTATATGCATCTCTGGTCCGACACCCCGCTGGAAGAAATAA
- the rfbD gene encoding dTDP-4-dehydrorhamnose reductase, whose protein sequence is MKITVIGSRGQLGQDLTTRLAGEGHQVSGLTHQQISIENAASIADALAQTAPELVINTAAYNKVDLAESEPEVAYAVNALGPRNLALYCQQHQIALMQISSDYVFGLDLSREQAYREQDAPGPVSAYGLSKLAGEYFVRALCPQHYVIRTCGLYGKAGKTGNGNFVETMLRLGQERDSLSIINDQHCTPTSTRDLSEALARLIATEQYGLYHVTNRGQTTWYELARTLFEIAGIEVETQPITTKQYNAAADRPRFSVLDCSHLEQVTRFEIPDWQTALENYIRS, encoded by the coding sequence ATGAAAATTACAGTCATTGGTTCACGGGGACAGCTGGGACAGGACCTCACTACCCGTCTGGCGGGAGAAGGTCACCAGGTCTCCGGTTTGACACATCAGCAGATTTCGATTGAAAATGCTGCCAGTATCGCTGATGCCCTCGCTCAGACAGCTCCCGAACTGGTGATCAACACCGCCGCCTATAACAAGGTGGACCTCGCGGAATCGGAACCGGAAGTCGCTTACGCAGTGAATGCACTCGGACCCCGCAATCTGGCTCTCTACTGTCAGCAGCACCAGATCGCCCTGATGCAGATCAGTTCCGATTATGTCTTCGGGCTGGATCTGTCGCGGGAGCAGGCTTACCGGGAACAGGATGCCCCCGGCCCCGTCAGTGCCTACGGTTTGAGTAAACTGGCAGGAGAGTATTTTGTCCGTGCACTCTGCCCTCAGCACTATGTCATTCGAACCTGTGGCCTGTATGGGAAAGCTGGCAAAACCGGAAATGGCAACTTTGTCGAAACCATGCTCAGGCTGGGACAGGAACGCGATTCCCTTTCCATCATTAACGATCAGCACTGCACACCCACCAGCACGCGCGATCTGTCCGAAGCACTCGCCCGACTGATCGCGACTGAGCAGTACGGCTTATACCACGTGACCAACCGCGGACAGACGACCTGGTATGAACTGGCACGGACCCTGTTCGAGATCGCCGGGATCGAAGTCGAAACACAGCCCATTACCACCAAACAATATAACGCCGCAGCCGACCGCCCCCGATTTAGTGTCCTCGACTGCTCCCACCTCGAGCAGGTGACCCGGTTTGAGATTCCGGACTGGCAGACCGCGCTGGAGAATTACATTCGGTCTTAA
- a CDS encoding Uma2 family endonuclease, giving the protein MSDTAIYTAEQFMDARIELPDSGRWTELDQGQIINLDAPDIEHGTIVLNISKVLSRYLHERREGSATFELGLIVKRDPDTVRFPAVSIYKSGGQFDETDKAMTERRPDAIIEIASTNPRRSGMKAHVDDYVSWGVPLIWVIDPPEKEVLEYRTASGSEVIDINGKITGGDSLPEFAMSVRDLFAEPDWW; this is encoded by the coding sequence ATGTCCGATACGGCGATTTATACCGCTGAACAATTTATGGATGCCCGAATCGAGCTCCCCGATTCCGGACGCTGGACCGAACTGGACCAGGGGCAGATCATTAATCTGGATGCTCCTGATATCGAGCACGGTACGATTGTGCTCAACATCTCGAAGGTACTCTCCCGCTACCTGCATGAGCGGCGGGAAGGATCCGCGACATTCGAACTGGGACTGATCGTCAAACGCGATCCTGATACGGTGCGGTTTCCTGCTGTAAGCATTTATAAGAGTGGCGGGCAATTTGATGAGACAGACAAGGCGATGACAGAACGCCGCCCGGATGCCATCATTGAAATTGCCTCGACTAACCCGCGCCGCTCGGGGATGAAAGCGCATGTCGACGACTATGTCTCCTGGGGAGTGCCGCTGATCTGGGTCATCGATCCCCCGGAAAAAGAAGTGCTGGAATATCGAACTGCGAGCGGCAGCGAAGTGATTGACATCAATGGTAAAATCACGGGGGGCGACTCCTTACCGGAATTCGCGATGAGTGTGCGAGACTTGTTTGCCGAACCGGATTGGTGGTAA